The genomic stretch TAAGTTGCAGAGAGGTGTTCAAGCAGAAGTTTGTTTGTCAACACGTTTAGACGCAAGATGAGGTGGACCCACTCTGGTTTAGAATGTATAAGAAAAACGCTTCTTAAGCATCGCGAACCTGACTAAATGGGGGACGCTGTGATGCTTACCTGCCAGGTGCTGAGTTCCCCGCCAGATCCCTGGTTCGTCTCTAGCGGGTCTCAAGACCTCAGGTCCCATCGTCTGCAGGAGGTTTTTCCGGAGGTCCAGTGTCAAGTAGCGGACGTCCGCCAGGTAGCGCAGTAATCCTGCTGGAAGACGGCTGATGCTGGTGCCCGTTAGGCGAAGCACCAGCTCATGGACGCGATGAAGGCCTGCACAGACACGCATATGCAATCGCAGTTGAAGCGTTATCGCTTATAACGAACTATCAGTCAATGGAACGAGTCGTTAAAATATGCGTAGTGCACTGGCTCGAGTACGGACTACTCTCAAAATACTGCACCAGGTCAATCTAAATACAAGaagtcgaacctcgatataacgaaattcaCGGGGATCGCGATTTCGTTCATTGTACTGAGTATTTCGTTGTATGGAAATAGAAAATTACATTTTGAAAAGATTTATGACGCGAAGGCAAGCACAgaagttttccttttttctttttctttttttttaatccgcGCCGGCATAGTACGATCACTTTTCCTGCGTCGATATGAATGATACGAACAGGCAAGCTGTCGTGCGGGCTGTGTACGTGAATCACTCGTTCTTGCGCCGCAAACTGCACACAACGAATCGGATTGCATGCGCCGCATCCCTCTCCGAGTAAACATTTCGCCGGCTAACCAACGATACGCGGTGCGGGCAACGCAAGCCCGCCCGATCACCTGCGATCACCACAGCCGACGATCTTTTTGCCTTGCCGGCAACGGATGCTTGACGAGAGAGACCGAACAGAAGCACCGGAAAAAAATGTTCTTGTGATTGTCGCTGTGACACGCGCTTACGCCTTTTGCTTGTTTCGGGAACTTTTCTTTCGCTGTGTCGCGATGCCGATTCAGAGATATTTTGTTCTAGCGGTCGGGAATTAAAGTACGTTGTCCCCTACAGCAGCCTGACAGGGAATGCCAATTATTTCGTTGCATCGCGTTTCGCTGCAGCGAGGTTTCACTATAACCATGGACACATGTTTCAAGTTATACAGACGGCTTTACGAACCTCATAGCCTGAGCGCACACATCACCTCAAAGCACCACAACAGAGAGTCTTCCAACGTGGAGTAGAAGAGGAGTGCGCGTGCTGTTCCTATGAGACAGAcgccagggggcttaatcacttcatcgtcgttacggtcgttacaagctaacgagtggcgggaaattcgaAAAGGTgcgcacgtgacacattgcgcgtgacgtgtaccacggccttcgcgtatcgcgcgaagagcgccgtgcacgtgttttatcacgtgtccacctttttaaatttcccgcccgcctttttgaatttcccgccacccgttagcttgtaacgaccgtaacgacgatgaagcgattaagcccccagatcTCCCCGTGGCGTCACTTACCCacggagaatccgaaactatgaaaaCTTGCGGATTTTTGTGAAATTCGTGGAGACGCATAATGTTCGTTGATGGTGCATACTAAGTCTATGCGTCAACGTCTTATGAGTTATTAAAAAGATGTTCGTTATAAGACGATCACTACGCACGGAATTGGTCGTATTATCATAGAGCAGACAACAAACTCGAGTACCTAATAAAGCATCTGGAAAGACAGCTCGTAGCTTGCGCCCTGTAACCGTCAGTTCGGATATCTTAGCTCCATTGAAGGCCCACTGAAGCTGGTAGGACAACACAGTCTCTTCCACTTCAACGGACACCTTCTTGAGGGCGCTGCAGTGCGACAGGAGTTCCTGAAGTCTGAACGACCTAACCCCGGCGTACGTTGTTGTCAGGAACGTCGTCAGCATCCTGCGAGGCATGGACACGTGACATACCTAGGCATCGAAAACATAATCGGGGTATGTTATATACGCGCGTCACAGGTAAGCAGAGCTTTGCTGGACCTGTTACTGCTACTGGACCTGCTACTGGACTACTTCCGAGTGGAAGAAACAAGAACACGCGGGAAACGAATCCGAATAACACAGCTAGAGAGGATGTGCTCACACGAGGTTGCAGAGTGAGTTTTCGCAATATACCTCTCCTtgtctgtaaacaaatgacgtcatagtgttcgacagcgccaccaatttgatagagtcgaacaaggtcgcgcccgaaagccacggtcttgaggggactacgatggtccctgaaagggacgcgaccttcggtcctgcttttctttcaacaggaggcagcgaacaagtacccattcgtggaacccagccctcccctttcgatttgtttcggtttcagtctgtctaccaacgcgtcatgatgacgtttctcgggtagagatctatTCTCTTGATCGTAGAGACGGATTTTAGGATAAATGCGATTAAGACCCTTAAGTGAGATTAGATGCTACATTTTGCGGGACATAGAAAAATACAATGACACAGGGGTATAATTATAGGCGGGAGTCTTACTTGAGCCCATGCAGTGTCCTGGAATCGAGGAACTTCAACTGCAGGTAGCGAATGTCCAACTCCTGCAGTCTTCTCACACCACTGAAGCTGTCCACGCTCAAAAACTCGATGGGATTATTGGACAAATCCAGGGACCTCAAGAACGGCACACACTCCCACAAATGCTTGGGCACTTCTTCCAGAAGGTTCTTGGACACGTCTAGGCGCCTCAAACTCCTCAGATGAACGAACGCGTCGGATGACACGTTGAAGAGAAAGTTCTCCGCTACGTTCAACTCCACCAGACGTTTCATTGGCAACACTGGCAGCCTTCCCAGGCTGCAGTTCTTTAGGCTTAGCGTCTCGAGAGATTTTAACGCGTGGAAGGCGATCTCGTTAAGCCTAAACAAAGGGTTACCGCTCAGATCTAAGTGCAGCAACTTCTCTAGGCCACGGAGCGCGTCGTCGTCGACGAACACGATGCGATTCGTCGAGAGATTCAACGCTAATAGGTTATGAAGGTACTCGAAGGTTCTTTCGGAAAGTTCGGAAAGTCTGTTACCAGCGATGTCCAACGCTCGAAGCGTACGTTGAGTCGGTAACAGAGCTGCAGTGCACGGAGTCGACAGCCTGTTGTGGGACAGGTTCAATCTCTCTAAAGCCGTGTCTTCAAAGGCGGTTTCTGATATGTGGGAGATAAGGTTATGACTCAGATCTAAAGTCCTCAGGCGTGTAAGGTTCGCAAAAACATAATCGTCGATACGGCTTATCGTATTATGTCCCAGACCGATCGCTTGAATACGTGGCGTGCCTTCGAACGTTTCAAGCGTCAAGTTCGATACGAAGTTATGATCCGCTTGCAAGGCTTGTAGGTTGTTTAGCTCTACTAAAATATCGTCTAGAATCTCGAAGTTATTATTCGTGATCGATAGAGTCGATAAATGCTGTCCAACGGTTGCCAAAAAGCCTGCTTCGATATCCGACAGTCTGTTATAACTCACATCCAGAGTTCTCAAAGGAAAACTGGCTGATTCGTTCGCGTCCACGTATCCCTCGAACGATTCTAAACGCACGAGAGCGTTATGTGACACGTTAACATACAAGGGACTTCTTTTACTGCTCACATTGTTGAAAATATTCAGGCTGAACGTTGTCAAATTATTGTGTTGCATCAGCAAGTTGGACAGAGAAGGAAGGTTCTGGAACGCGGACGCCTCTATCTCTTTGATCCTGTTGCGCGACAGGACCACAGAGTGTAGCCTCGGCAGGTCCTTGAAGCTTGCACGCTTTAGAACCTCTATGTGGTTGCCCAAGAGGACAACATTGTGGAGGCCCGTCAAGTTCCGAAACGTCGATGTCTGTATCGCGGTCAGTTCGTTGTGGGCGAGAACTATTCGGTTCAGTCTTTGGTGTATCTTATCCTTGAAGAAACCCGGAGTGATATGGCCGATACGGTTCCCTTCGAGATCAAAGTGATTCAAGGAAGGAAGACCCTGGAGATAAGAATCGGTCAGGTTCTCCATCTGATTATGATCGAGCTGCAACCATCGCACCCGCTTCATGTGACGGATCAGTTCCAACGGGAAGAACCTCTGTCCTAGGGAAGAACTCAACTCTAATACTTCGAGCGTGGCTTTGAGTGGAAGGAAAACCTGATAGTCGACGAAATGGATCGAGTTGAACGACAACTTGAGCTCCCTGAGGTCTCTGAGATGTACGAACGTGTTCCGGGAGAGAATCCGTATCCCGTTGTTCGCCAGGCTGAGCGTCGTCAAGTTCTCCCCCCAGCCAGCGAAATCGTCCGGCCACAATACCTCGATGAGATTGTCTTGCAAGCTGAGCCTCGACAGGCGCAGCGTTTTCCGTAAGGCACTTCGCGGTACTCCGACGAATTTATTACCGGACAAGTCGAGCACGCCCAAGGTGGCGCGAAAACTGTTCAAGTCCGCGGGAGACAGCGACCGCAAAGAGTTTCCCCTCAGATACAAGGTCGCCAGAGACGTGAGTGCCCTCACGGCGGGCGGGAAGTCCTGGAAGAGGTTGAAGCTGAGGTCTAGTACCAGCAGGACAGACTCGAGACCTCCCAACGCGTGGTCGGGGATGACGGAGAGACGGTTGTTCGCGAGGGACAGACGACGAACGGAGACGCTTCGGAAGAGTCCCTCTGGAAGCTGAGTGAGGAAGTTGAACTCCAGGTGAAGGTCCTGGATGTAGACGGAGCCGTTGAAGAGTTTTTCCGGCAGACGATCCATGAGATTGCGGCTGAGGTCGAGTTTGTCCAGCTGACGTACCGGGAGGAACCAGGACGAAGGGACGGTCTTGAGACGGTTGCCGCCCAAGAACAGTTCGGACAGGGATGCCAGGTGTCGCAGAGCGTTGCGAGGAACTTCCTCCAGCAGGTTGTTGGCGAGGTTCAATCTGTGGGTTGGGAGGGATCAGTTCAAgtttattgattgattttaaaccTTCAGGGCCGCACTAGGATAGACATTATTGAAGGGCTAAGCATTAAAGGGGAATACAATAGTAATATACAGATACAAGGTTGCTAGGCAGCATATGTGCGCAGCaggattgtgtgtgtgtcttcatATAACGATATCACGTGCATAGCTTACAGAATCCATCGCTGTGACTAGAAATCAATTGACTCGGTGATGTGTAAAATTGACGTATATCGATTAATGCTAATCGTTGATATTTGACTCGCATTTCCTGTTTAGTTACATTAGATCCTGCATTTACCCCCCAACGTTATATTTCTCATATTTTTCAACACGCATCTACTTGTACGTAAAAACTGATTAACTAACTAATTAACGAATTAACCGGGGTGTCGTTTGTTCCTCTCCTCTCTCTTGTCTGCGTTTTATCCGCTGGTCTTAATCTTTTAACATATACCAACACGACCAGCATCAGACTCTTCTAATTAACTAATTTTGCTGTACCGATGGCACGGTACGAAAGCGCGTATACGCACCTCGTAAGCTTCGACGGAAAGGGTTGCCCGACGATTTCCCGGATAAGATTCTTGTCCAACTCGAGCACAGTGAGATGAGAGAGATTCCACAAGGCTCTGTCCCTCAGGAAAGAGATTCGATTCCCGCCGAGAAAGAGACTTCG from Ornithodoros turicata isolate Travis chromosome 4, ASM3712646v1, whole genome shotgun sequence encodes the following:
- the LOC135391904 gene encoding chaoptin-like yields the protein MGHQRTLLVVIFLCAFIRGRLGVLQAPCSFNPLCVCVEDQDLMRDVQCIGVPFSTFPVDIGDCENGQVTLAKSGLEVLQNDSLAGTRLSTLRLMHNSLSRIFPCAFCGAEDHLVSLDLSHNLLRTPPLHQLRKLRHLQWLNLQGNLVEDVRRGDWEHFSESVALRSLFLGGNRISFLRDRALWNLSHLTVLELDKNLIREIVGQPFPSKLTRLNLANNLLEEVPRNALRHLASLSELFLGGNRLKTVPSSWFLPVRQLDKLDLSRNLMDRLPEKLFNGSVYIQDLHLEFNFLTQLPEGLFRSVSVRRLSLANNRLSVIPDHALGGLESVLLVLDLSFNLFQDFPPAVRALTSLATLYLRGNSLRSLSPADLNSFRATLGVLDLSGNKFVGVPRSALRKTLRLSRLSLQDNLIEVLWPDDFAGWGENLTTLSLANNGIRILSRNTFVHLRDLRELKLSFNSIHFVDYQVFLPLKATLEVLELSSSLGQRFFPLELIRHMKRVRWLQLDHNQMENLTDSYLQGLPSLNHFDLEGNRIGHITPGFFKDKIHQRLNRIVLAHNELTAIQTSTFRNLTGLHNVVLLGNHIEVLKRASFKDLPRLHSVVLSRNRIKEIEASAFQNLPSLSNLLMQHNNLTTFSLNIFNNVSSKRSPLYVNVSHNALVRLESFEGYVDANESASFPLRTLDVSYNRLSDIEAGFLATVGQHLSTLSITNNNFEILDDILVELNNLQALQADHNFVSNLTLETFEGTPRIQAIGLGHNTISRIDDYVFANLTRLRTLDLSHNLISHISETAFEDTALERLNLSHNRLSTPCTAALLPTQRTLRALDIAGNRLSELSERTFEYLHNLLALNLSTNRIVFVDDDALRGLEKLLHLDLSGNPLFRLNEIAFHALKSLETLSLKNCSLGRLPVLPMKRLVELNVAENFLFNVSSDAFVHLRSLRRLDVSKNLLEEVPKHLWECVPFLRSLDLSNNPIEFLSVDSFSGVRRLQELDIRYLQLKFLDSRTLHGLKMLTTFLTTTYAGVRSFRLQELLSHCSALKKVSVEVEETVLSYQLQWAFNGAKISELTVTGRKLRAVFPDALLGLHRVHELVLRLTGTSISRLPAGLLRYLADVRYLTLDLRKNLLQTMGPEVLRPARDEPGIWRGTQHLAGGIRLEGNPWICDCRLLWLSQWLRRWLRETLRVQTLHFDAAIYVHNLARQSECTVPGTQTRMPIIDLEGDDLGCTSGSSRSAIHIGASIAAWATLVVWLLENG